The DNA sequence TTATTTTTACAAACTCAATTGTTCGATTCGGTTcgattttttaattgaaaaaattgattttttgaaatatatctatatatataaattattttagtattttttaaattttgtacaaaaatatcaaaatttaaaatataaaatgtataatgaataaaatatttacgaatacaattcaaaattttgaatcaaaAGAACACAATAACAATCCATTTGTACTAAATTGGtgattattattaagcttatttttagataatataaactaaaataatatattttaatttttaatatcatctaaaactaaaatatgagatgttGATTAATAACTCTAATATatagtgaataaataaatgtattttgttgtaattgattgaaattgtaaatttgtaatgataaaattcatatgattatattaaatatttatttataaaaaaattatcagaatgtactaaattattgattaagcttgttatttgatataaaataaaatagtaaaataccatatttaaaatatttgaataatgaaGAATTGAAGATTAAGAAACAAGTTAGAAGAAGAGAGAGTggacaaaaagtaaaatatataatatatttttatataattataaaattaatatatatatatatatatatatataaattggttTTTGGTTCGGTCACTGAACGGTGGAAAAAAAATCGAtcaaaaaactaaatttttggtTCGGTCGGTTTAGCCGGTCCGACCGAATTGTGAATACCCCTACTCTATTTATAAAACGACCTATatcttttggataattatatataaaccaccctactatttgaaaaattatcccAGAGGTATCAATatcattacatatattatctatattttttttactattatgggtggtttctgtaattatatagAAGACGAGGATgctttatataaacaaattataaattaggggtcttaatgtaattatctctattatttgataatttaatgcaTGTATCAGTgaagtatttattataaatgaagtatttattaatttactagCAAAGGTGGCACGCAATTTGCGCACATATAACTTTATTGGATGTAATGCAAGAAGTATTCGTATTTTCTACATtgatcagaaaattcaatacatataaataaacaatcggtaacaaaataatttctataaaataatcgttcttacaaaaaaaattatatgaaatgaaTGGAAGTAGAGTTGCAAcataataaacttataaatgAAAGTTTCCTAACATAAATCGTGGGTTGTCTTATATAGGATGGTCTGTTGAACCAGCAATATACCTGCAAGACACGCCATGCTAAAATTCTGTTTGATAGTATGTGGGAAAACGGCTAAAATTGTAAAACCACGCaaataaaggtaattttttttcagcttttagataaaaaagtctttttttcttcaaatgtcTACGTTTTTCCTTAATTGAAATGCTGTGTGTGTGGACCTCTTCTACGGCATGACaatttatttgttcatttttctctctcactctctcccTGCAAGGAGATGGTAAAGAGATAAGAAGGGATAAAGTAATGAAAATGGGGttgaaaaattgatgttgcGGTGTAAATAATTGCTCATTGTGAATAAAAAtcgaagtttttttttttttatatattaatttagatgAAGTCCACAAAGTCAAAGTAGGTGCACATGATCCGTTATTGACGGGGCCGATATCGTTACGCGGCTCCGTTGAGCATGTTACTAGTGTTGGTGGTAGTCCTCATCAAACGTGCCGCCCACTTTCCTCGCCAACTTCATGCAGCTTAGTgtatgttgtgtgtgtgttttattttcattttcctagTTAAAAAGTGGAtgtcacttttatttttttttgaagcgAATGTTAGAGCGGATAATACTTTTTAGTCGCATTAATTTGGTGTCATATGTGGACATACTATAACACCAATTGTTGTAGCATGTCGTTTCTACATGCATacagtaaataattttttaaattttaatatatattataaatcagagtaaaatatataaatcaatacattacattaataaaaagaaagaaagaagaaaaataataatttatcaattaatgtaaattttgaaaagttgaataagttagttattttatcatgaaggACGTTTTGACTccacaaaaaattggtgatgTGGTGTCATTAACCGCCATTTGTGAGTATGGAtggacttttctttttatattactatAGACAACCTATTTCAATGCTCTCGTCTAGACTCTAGAGAGGTGATGATGTAGACAAGTGTCATATGTCAGCTGCAGACTATAAGCTTCATCGACTTTAAGTCCTAATGACTCTTCTCTCTATCTACTCACctttttaggataaaattgtGTGACTTATATGAATACAGAACGCTCAATACCTCACGTAACGGGAAGACAAGTACCCAAAATTTTGGTGGCACGACTCAAAGCTACGACCCCAATCtatattcaattttgtaatttattttattaaaattatttcaatagtatagataaaaaaaaaaataggatagtaaattaactatagGCAGAGGAACGTGCGATCCACACCGCTTATTAGGTTCTAGAAATGGACGTCTCCTTtccaaagagaaaaagattatttaaaaaaaaaatcccaatagcaataaaaatagaattaggtgagtgttattattattattattattgttgttgttgttttaaaaatgttgattattatttagaaTTGAATTATCTGTTCAgtgattttattgtatttaatatatacacacattatgtgaataaaatattgttcaaataaaattacaataattttatagaaaaatacactttgccccCTGAACTATTCGTTATGTAATAATTACCTACTAAACTAACGggataaatgttatatttattagtttatggGATGAATATTACATGACGAATAATTCAGGGAGGCAATGTGCATTttactcataattttatatatgtagtgtatatatatattaaaattttattgtaagatttataataaaaaattaaatctgtCATATAACAGGATTTTTTTCTGGTTCACGTGAAGGAGAAATGAGTTTGGCACAAGTGTCACATTATAGCAAAAGTTCCCCTTTATTTTGGTGAATTTGCAAAAGTTCCCCTCGTTTGAAGTTATTTGCAGAAAgaactttaatattttcttcttccaaatAATCTCTAAAGTCCTCCgagaatatttgaaatatctaattattacatatttttacaatattatatatccaattttcaatttttctatatgaTACGGCATAAACAAAACCTAAAAATTGGGAGGGGGGGAGTATTTctcatttaaataataaataaatatttataattatatcaaatttcagaaaagatagctgtaatttttcaagtgaATCGtcttgtaaaataaaattataaagttctAATCAAACAAATAGTGTATTACTCAACAATATCAATATCGAGAGATAACTACATATCACATCATACTTTGGTTCTTTTGacaatgaattattaattttctcttttttaataaaattgtgttggtgaaataattttttaattaatatgatccaaattaaaaatttattgacaatttaaaagtttagtTCCCCCCCAACTTATANNNNNNNNNNNNNNNNNcaaaaaatcatatattttttttatcaattattatattatatcttaataaattaaattataataaacacaTATTTGGTGGGTCTCGAaatcaaactcataaaatgatataaatatctaCTCGTCTGGTAGTACTTAAACCTATGGTTTTAACTTAATAATGAAGTTTCAAATTTAACCAGTAGTTTATGACATCGTTGATTAaatggaaaattatataattgaagcataataatttaagttgtactttttaattttataattaaattcatgaGCTCATTTCAAGTTCGacatagttataaatattttttgattatttaaaatattataaatattttaaaattaataataattaaatatatatttgtaatttttaaagcAATAATCAATATTACAGCCCCTGGTAATTTACCGTTCATAACAATCCACATTTACGAGGCAGTCTGCCGCCGCCACCCAAATTCTCATCGCTCATCACAGCCGTAATTCGTAAATATCTGCGCTGCGTCTTACCGCGGACGCTTCCACACCTAATCACGAACTCCGAATTCGAACTTGGCCCGACCCGTCGCGCTACCGGACCCAAATTTCATCGACCCATGTGCATGTATATTTGCTCATTTGGATCTATTAACTCTCCGTGAGACCCCAGGAAGAATTCTCGACGATTTTGACAGATCTACCAGCATTGGGAAAACCCAggttaatatatatgttcgTACTTGCACTTTTGTAAATATTCACGATTACCGGCTGCTGCATTCCTTGACATTTAGTGCTTGATGCGGCTTTCTCCTTTGATGTATTCGGAGGTTTGAGCTCGTAATGGggttttattatttgttctgCGGTTTCtgtttttatatgaatttcaaCCGTTATTGCTTACAATGTCTATAGGTTTTTAATGTTGATTATTTGTCACATTGGCTTCTGGgtatttttcctatttgtgATAAAATGATAATGTTGTTTGTGGAGAAGAAATATAGATGATAAGTTGCTATAGTAGCTAATAACATCTCAAAATAAGAAGATGAGATTTTCTTAGTGTTGCAAGAATTCTATGCTACTTTTGGGttgaaaaaaagagaagaaagagcTTGGTTTGGTTTGACCAGAACTTCATTTGACAGTGCTGATGCCATGATTTTGACGTTACAAATGAGTTCACATCTACTTATGCTTGGTATATTTTCTATCCGGGTTGACGGTTgggttcttgaatttttattggttGGAGTACTTTTGATCTTTGTTATACATGAGTTTTTTTGCAAATGCAAAACCGTGAGTTGttctgattttttaataagggATATTTGTTTAAAACACTTGCAATAATTAGATGGGATCACATGTTTGAAGACTTTCTTGTGCTGATTGCATCACGAAATTCTAAGATTGTCTTATGTTTTTGCTCCATTATTATCTGCATCCTctgaaatttgtaaatttttgctaTTGGTAGCATGTCTGTTAATCGCACAAGTCCCCAAAAATCTTCTTGCATCCTGAAGTATTTTGCTTGAAatcatattgatatattttgcgCTTTTTCACTATTCAGCTTCCCAGATATAAGAGACGCCAACAATCATTGCATGAACATTCTTGTGAGCACCTGGTGACACTTCGCATGACGAAGTTCCTGACAGAAAGCTGCCTATAAGGCTGGGATCTGGCTCTGAGTCTTAGGTCCTCAAGAGTTTACATAAAGAGATGAAGGGTGGTCAATCTAGTAGACTTTGGGGACGGCAGTCTTCTTTTACTGTGGCTGCTCTTGTTTTCACcaccatatttttttggtcttGGGAGAACAACCCACTCGTTATCAGTCTATTATCTGCACAAGAGCAGTTCATAATGCAGAACCCAGGTAGTTAATTTTATCTAGGTGTTTTACCTTTTGTTACGTGTAGTAGATTCTCATCATCGCTGAAGGTATACAAACTAATCCATGTTATTGTGATTGGTATAATATGAGGCTGTGGGATTGGTATCGAAACTGATTAACATAAGAGCACAAGTTGGTAAAAGGATAGGGGATTATCATCTAAGAAACGAAGTCTCGGTGTCAAATGCTATATTTGATGAAGCAACAGAAAAACAGAGTTTTTCTAACTTTATGGTGCATGAGTTACAGGTATCTACTTGATCCGTTTCGTGTAAAAATTAGTCCAAGAAAGACCGATAACTAGGATTGGaacttctttattttcttttcatcacGGAATTTGAACTTCTATAGTATCTAATAGTAAATGTTACatctacttattttttttaattcttctaTGAAAATTAGGTaatcttttagataaatataGCATAGAACTAAAATACTTGAAAAGATACTCCAGAGGTTTTCTTTTCTGATGAATCAGAGGGAAAAGAAGCGTGTTTCACTTCAAAtgtttttcctattttctttGATGGTGGTTccaatccttttcttttatttttctcatattttgataaatgcGTTTGGGCGCTGACGACTATCTCCTAGATACACAGGGTATAGAATACACATCCAAATTAAGGAAGGGACTTCTGTTTGAATGGTTCACAATGAATCTCATGGCTCATTCCAAAACTTACAAAATCATCTTTTTGAATATCCAAGAAATTGAAGGACTGGAGAAACTCTTATAATCCCCATTGCTTCCTTATGTGGACATACTTACCAaccatcttataaaataatgatgggATGTTACAATGAAAATGATACatggtaaatataataaaatttctaatCTTTTCATAATGATACAAAGGTTCTTCCAATAAACAATGTATCATTTGACAATACTAGATGATTACATAAAACACTATTTGCTTtgtcagaaaaataaaaagtaattcctattagaaaaaatatcttcCGGTAGCAATTTTGCTTTGTCTTgttaatatacaattaaattgaGACCTTGTGGCATAGGTTAACTACATGactaataatttctttttagtgTTGGACTGTTTCAGAAGCCATATCTCTAAGAACAATTTAtgcacataaattttcaaatatgatcAAAGGAAGTTTCAACTACAGTAGATAGAATAAATAAGATTTATATGTTAACTAGGAGGATAAGCTGCTCCCAGAATGTcttgaataatatattgagGGACTTGTTAACTCAGGCAGGACGTTAAGGAGGTGAGATGTTCTCTTACCGAGTCGCCAACCTTTGAAACCAAACATGGTGTGGAGGTTTATCATTATGGTATAGTAACAATCTTGATTGTTAACTCTTGTGCTTTCGCTGCTGCGATCGTTCTACTAGTTGGTATGCATCATCAATTGGATCCCCTTTGTGTCGTAGCATAATTGTGTCATGAAATGTTTGCATCATTCCATGCATGATTTGGTTGTTCAGTATCCCCTTCCCCGGCAAATTACTAGTTGGAAAATATTTCTTCGGGGGAATAGTCACATTGGCTATATACTTTAGAAAAAAGATGTGTTGAGAAGATTATTGCTCGTTTTCATTGGGTTTCTCACTGGGCATTTTTCCAGTTCATCTCAAGCTCCTCTAAAAGATATTCGTGCTCATGGGACGGTCTTTGTGCAATAAAAAACTACTCAGCAAAACTGTGTTGGTGGGGGAATCTTAAATTTGTTACATTAAATTTCTGAGAGTTCTAGGTACTTTTACCTATTTCCTTGCTCAGTCCATATTGTACTTCAACTTCTCCATAGTTCCTTAATGAGTTTGATGTTTCAAGCTTCAATTTAAGATGTACCGGTTTCCTTGATCTGTGTAATTAGGGAAAGCTTTCAACATAATATGATAATGGTTTATAGTGTTTcagtattttgtaatagtcTTGGGGCTCTCATTTGAAGTCAGTTTTAATTGCAGATCTTTTGGTGGATGATCCTTCTGATTCTTCAATGTTGTTAAATCCCAAGGAAGAGCTAATGGAGGAAGATTCAATTTCTCATCTAGCAGAAGGTAAAGATGTTCACGAGACAGTAAAGCATTCTGACAGTGCTATGGACAGGATGAACATGCTTTCTACTGAAAGACAAGATGAGAACAGGGTTTCAGCCTCTTCTTCAGAGAGGCAAGGTGTGGtgctatttaattaatctctaCTGCCCATCAAAATCTATACCTTCTCAGTCCTTATATGTACTGCTTTCTGAATCGAGAGGCCGCTATTTTCCATTATGAATATTGGTGGTGGATATATGACTATCTAAAATTTGCCATTATTTGAGGACAAGTTCTCTGGATGCTAGGTTGTGTAATGCACTGTACTTCATAGGCAATAAAGTATTTACTGACTAGAATTGATGAGGGCTTGGGAAGTTCATAATGATGATATCTATTGTTTGATATGATTTGTATAATCTTTGTGGCTAGCATGCTGAATTCGagaaattctctctctaatgAAACTGCATGAAATATGAATGCGTTACTTTGATTTCATTTGAAAGTTTGTCTGGAGTTCCTTGGGGCaaagatatatttattctctAGTAACTGAAGCATTGTTATGAGACTATGTTAATGAACATTGAAGTTTTGAAATAGAAAGTGGGCATCCATGCATCCTCCATAGGTGACGATTGGTATGGGAGGAAACTCggttattaattttaaggtAGTATGGTTGCTTGTTCATATAATGCATCTGATATCACTCTAAAGGTGGCAGTATCATTGGTAAAACCCCACTGCCTTGAGTTTGATATGTGGAAACGTTACTCAAATTCTGAGacatttaatcattttagTCATAATTTACTGAGACTACCTGGATTTGGCATACattcaaacttgtttttgaaatttaacatttttcatgTCAGTCTATTGTTTACAAtctaaattgttgatttattcCTATTGCAATTGATTTATCTTAGCGGAtgtttttttacttaattacttttttgtttctttcacaTCTCTTTTGCCAATGAATCCATGAATAAGTTACTATATCAAGCGGTTCAAGCTATACTGTGATAACATCTTTTATATTTCTGCGCAGCTTGTAATTATGCTAAAGGAAGATGGGTTGCAGACAGTCGAAGACCATTATATTCTGGGTCTGGATGTAAGCAGTGGTTATCCGATATGTGGGCATGTAGACTAACCCAGCGTACTGATTTTTCATATGAAGGGTATCGTTGGCAGCCAACCAATTGTGAGATGCCTGAGTTTCAAGGTGCTCAATTTTTGAGAAAGTACGTGTCTCCTTTAAGCAATTTTGAATCCTTTCACATTTTGCAAGATTCTTTGCTGCTCGTACTGATACAAAAAGGTTTCTCTACGTTCATTCAAGCTGTTAGCATTGAGATCAAATTGCAAGTGCCTCATCTATGTCATTGTTTACTCAAATAAATATCCACCTTTAAACTTAAAGGCGTGAATTATTAATTGTCTGCCTGAACATACATGTTCTCCTTTGAATGAGATATCCTCCAGTTGACGATTATAGTTTCCCATATCTTTTTATGAGTGCCACCTAATGGAAACAGGAAAGTCGATAATACAGCAGAAGCAAACATAGAGTCCTGGAAAAGTATATGATAGAAAACTAATCATTTTCAGGTCGTATTGCCAAGTATAGCTGTGTAgatgaaaattattgtttgaTCTTTGTGCCCTAATGTCTGTATCTCAGAATGCAGGACAAGACTTTTGCATTCATAGGCGATTCACTGGGTAGACAGCAATTCCAATCACTTATGTGCATGGTCTCTGGCGGTGAGGAGATGCCGGAAGTTGAGGATGTGGGTGAGAAATATGGCCTTGCCATACCAGAAGGAGCTACTCGTCCCGATGGATGGGCATATCATTTTCCTGATACAAATACCACTATCTTATTTTACTGGTCCGCAAGTCTTTGTGACACAGAGCCAATCAATATCACAGACCCAGCTACTGAATTTGCCATGCATTTGGATCGGCCACCAGCTTTTCTGAGGCGATTTCTCCCTCAGTTTGATGTGGTGGTTCTCAATACAGGTCATCATTGGAACAGGGGGAAGCTCAGGGCAAATCGGTGGGTGATGTATGCAAACGGGAAGCCAGTAACTGATAGAAGGCTGATCACGATGGGAGGTGCTAAAAATTACACACTATATAGCATTGTTAGATGGCTTGATTCGCAAATTCCTTTGTACCCACAGCTGAAAGTTTTTCTACGAACAATATCACCTAGACATTTTGCTAATGGAGAATGGAACACGGGGGGTAGCTGTGATAACATCTCTCCTTTATCAAAGGGGAGCGGAGTCTTTAAGGATGAATCAAGTGACCCTGTTGCTGAGGGTGCGGTTAGGGGCACAAAAGTGAAGATTTTGGATATAACAGCTCTTTCTGAACTGAGGGACGAGGCTCACATATCACGCTACAGCATAAAAGCATCGGATGGTATAAACGACTGCTTGCATTGGTGCCTTCCTGGTATTCCTGATACATGGAACGAACTAATTTATGCCCAACTTTAGTTATCTATTCTCGTCTTCTGAGAAAAGGCTTCAACGGGAACAAAGATGATGCCACTAGAGTTGCTGTCTCTACTATCGACCAGTCATTCTCTTTTACCATGGAGAGCTTGCTTCTGGTGTATTCTTTACTACGACGTAAAGCCACAGCTTGTTGCATGAGTTATACTTTATCCAAACGAAAATGAGATAGCGGTCAAGCCTGTCGTCAAAGGGAGAAAAGTTGGCTGACTGAGACAAAGTTCAGCACGGATATGGCTCTATTCCTATGGTTTTCAACTAggttattttttgtcaatattattcatattacaTAACAACACCGTTCTCAAGCAGAATTTTGCATAGTTGATTCTTTTTCCTGACTTGCTATTCCATCCGAGACAAGTACTCGATACGTTCACGAAGTTCTATCCATAAATATGTGAGGGAAGAACTTCAAATACTTCAATTCAACAGCATTGTGCATTACAATTACAAGTTGATGTGTGGTTTCACTCAGCTGTACACCTGTTGAGAATGATTCTCATGTTTGTCATCTGCTGTTGATTTGCTACTGATGGGATCACTGTACGTAGTTGTTCTTGTATGCAACACATTGCACTTCTGAGTGTgtgaaaaacagcaaaagaAGAAACCAAGTTGAAAGTTTTATTACATTGTGTTTAGATTGGTGGATTTGAAAATTGGAGTTTTAAAAATGcgttaacattttttttttaaatttatttgattgggCATTAGTTCTATCTTCAAAAATTGCCTATATTTAAGCATGTTTACGTGATGTTTGCAGTAATTTACTTTTGTggattgtttataattttggtatcaatttaatttaacttatatcACGTGGTATATTGAAATtcatgatgtaattataatatattgataatccatttatatcaatttttgatGATTGAAgtttatcatgtaattttaatt is a window from the Sesamum indicum cultivar Zhongzhi No. 13 linkage group LG15, S_indicum_v1.0, whole genome shotgun sequence genome containing:
- the LOC105178063 gene encoding protein trichome birefringence-like 14 — encoded protein: MKGGQSSRLWGRQSSFTVAALVFTTIFFWSWENNPLVISLLSAQEQFIMQNPDLLVDDPSDSSMLLNPKEELMEEDSISHLAEGKDVHETVKHSDSAMDRMNMLSTERQDENRVSASSSERQACNYAKGRWVADSRRPLYSGSGCKQWLSDMWACRLTQRTDFSYEGYRWQPTNCEMPEFQGAQFLRKMQDKTFAFIGDSLGRQQFQSLMCMVSGGEEMPEVEDVGEKYGLAIPEGATRPDGWAYHFPDTNTTILFYWSASLCDTEPINITDPATEFAMHLDRPPAFLRRFLPQFDVVVLNTGHHWNRGKLRANRWVMYANGKPVTDRRLITMGGAKNYTLYSIVRWLDSQIPLYPQLKVFLRTISPRHFANGEWNTGGSCDNISPLSKGSGVFKDESSDPVAEGAVRGTKVKILDITALSELRDEAHISRYSIKASDGINDCLHWCLPGIPDTWNELIYAQL